One genomic window of Spiroplasma endosymbiont of Diplazon laetatorius includes the following:
- a CDS encoding cation-translocating P-type ATPase, producing MNLNDNKKELTDSETLSSHEGWYKLSNKKICSILEVNPETGLSNKEAKLRLEKYGRNNLPKSKKPNWFMIFLKSFLDPLSLIMILSGLLSGLVSIISKKIEVVDITGMVIIAIIVFTNSIIATVQEVKSLNQVSNLNENKQTAIVLRDSKKIEIDIEELVPGDVIFVNSGGFVPADTRIIDNQLLKIDESALTGENEPVKKISDSIKEKNLMLGDQKNIAFMSTLVIEGKMMGVIFGTGNESEIGKIASKITGHKQEKTPLERKVTRLTTIIGLVSIAMGLILFLTSFLLRDQLGDGSLKNLLLISVSSAISLIPESLTIIVKICLMVATKKMARKNVIIKNPKSIETLGNVNVICSDKTGTLTQNKMTVDKIFLDFKEDDFKSFDKNKYSELINCITLCSDAIVEKEKIGSATEIATIDFVKKFDINYMSMRKKHERLDEIPFDSKRKLMTTLNDVDGRQMVYVKGAVDYLLDICTNKLVNGKVTPLTDEDKKIINEQLYSFAKRGLRVLGFSQKDITDGKQKYESNLTFLGCVAIIDPPREEVKASIEEAKAGGIRVIMITGDHKITAFEIATRLGIADENFDGVLTGQDINELTNEQLKERLKRTNVFARVNPEHKALIVDLLQEDSNIVAMTGDGVNDSPSLVKADVGISMGITGTEVAKGVSDVILADDNFKSIISGVNSGRNVYEKIKYSISFLIAANISQILTILLILAINKDIALNSVNILFHIFIIETIVAVPIGMQKERRGVMKNPPPTHKKESLLKGIRSQIIITTLFNTLFAVLNYEIAILWFSQDLEKAKEFGKTGVYIAIMFSPIFYSILYNNFFLPIKSTRKNKDVDKYKPNKWLLILMGVAFMATTLTLMPIETVNNFFDFTTVGLDPGLAAIFCINALLPTICIYGTYQLILKVI from the coding sequence ATGAATCTAAATGATAACAAAAAAGAGTTAACTGACTCCGAGACTCTGTCTTCACACGAAGGATGATATAAATTATCAAATAAAAAAATATGCTCAATATTAGAGGTTAATCCCGAAACTGGATTAAGCAATAAAGAAGCGAAGTTAAGATTAGAAAAATACGGTAGAAATAATCTACCAAAATCAAAAAAACCAAACTGATTTATGATTTTTTTAAAGAGTTTTTTAGACCCTTTAAGTTTAATTATGATTTTATCGGGTCTACTATCTGGGTTGGTTTCTATAATTTCGAAAAAAATTGAAGTTGTTGATATAACAGGTATGGTTATTATTGCCATTATTGTATTTACAAATTCAATTATAGCAACAGTTCAAGAAGTTAAGTCTTTAAATCAAGTTTCAAATTTAAATGAAAATAAACAAACAGCAATTGTTCTTAGAGATTCAAAAAAAATTGAAATTGATATTGAAGAACTTGTACCTGGTGATGTAATATTCGTTAACTCTGGTGGTTTTGTACCAGCTGATACAAGAATTATAGATAATCAATTATTAAAAATTGATGAATCAGCTCTTACAGGTGAAAATGAACCAGTAAAAAAAATATCTGATTCTATTAAAGAAAAAAATTTAATGTTAGGTGATCAAAAAAATATTGCTTTCATGTCAACTTTAGTAATTGAAGGTAAAATGATGGGGGTAATTTTTGGAACAGGTAACGAATCTGAGATTGGTAAAATCGCTTCAAAAATAACTGGACACAAACAAGAAAAAACGCCATTAGAAAGAAAAGTTACAAGACTTACTACAATCATAGGTTTAGTATCAATTGCAATGGGTTTAATTTTATTTTTAACTTCATTCTTATTGAGAGATCAATTGGGAGATGGAAGTTTAAAAAATCTTTTATTAATATCTGTTTCTTCAGCTATATCTTTAATACCAGAATCACTAACTATTATAGTTAAGATTTGTTTAATGGTAGCAACAAAGAAAATGGCAAGAAAAAATGTAATAATAAAAAACCCAAAATCTATAGAAACTTTGGGAAATGTTAATGTGATTTGTTCAGATAAAACTGGAACATTAACTCAAAATAAAATGACTGTTGATAAAATTTTCTTAGACTTTAAAGAAGATGACTTTAAATCTTTTGATAAAAATAAATATTCAGAACTAATAAATTGTATAACTCTATGTAGTGATGCGATAGTTGAAAAAGAGAAAATTGGTAGTGCAACTGAAATTGCTACAATCGATTTTGTTAAAAAATTTGATATTAATTACATGTCTATGAGAAAAAAACATGAGAGATTAGATGAAATACCTTTTGATTCAAAAAGAAAACTTATGACAACATTAAATGATGTTGATGGAAGACAAATGGTTTATGTTAAAGGTGCAGTCGATTACTTATTAGATATTTGTACAAATAAACTAGTGAATGGTAAAGTAACTCCTTTAACTGATGAAGATAAAAAAATTATAAATGAACAATTATATAGTTTTGCAAAAAGAGGCCTTAGAGTTTTAGGGTTCTCTCAAAAAGATATAACTGATGGAAAACAAAAATATGAAAGTAACTTAACCTTCTTGGGTTGTGTTGCAATTATCGATCCTCCAAGAGAAGAAGTTAAAGCATCTATTGAAGAAGCTAAAGCTGGAGGGATTCGTGTAATTATGATTACAGGAGATCACAAAATTACTGCATTTGAAATAGCAACAAGACTTGGTATTGCAGATGAAAATTTTGATGGTGTTTTAACTGGTCAAGACATTAATGAATTAACAAATGAACAACTAAAAGAAAGACTTAAAAGAACAAATGTTTTTGCAAGAGTAAACCCTGAACACAAAGCTTTAATAGTAGATTTATTACAAGAAGATAGCAATATTGTTGCTATGACAGGTGATGGGGTAAATGACTCACCAAGTTTAGTTAAAGCTGATGTTGGTATATCTATGGGTATAACAGGAACAGAAGTTGCAAAAGGTGTTAGTGACGTTATATTGGCAGATGATAATTTCAAAAGTATTATCTCGGGAGTTAACTCAGGAAGAAATGTTTATGAAAAAATCAAATACTCAATTTCTTTCTTGATTGCAGCAAACATAAGTCAAATATTAACTATATTATTAATACTTGCTATAAATAAAGATATAGCATTAAATTCAGTTAATATTTTATTCCATATTTTTATAATTGAAACAATAGTTGCAGTTCCTATCGGAATGCAAAAAGAAAGACGTGGAGTGATGAAAAACCCTCCACCTACACACAAAAAAGAGAGTTTACTAAAAGGGATTAGGTCTCAAATAATAATAACAACTTTATTTAACACTTTATTTGCTGTATTGAATTATGAAATTGCTATTTTATGATTCAGTCAAGATTTAGAAAAAGCAAAAGAATTTGGTAAAACAGGAGTTTATATAGCTATTATGTTTTCTCCAATATTTTACTCAATTCTCTACAATAATTTCTTCTTGCCAATTAAGTCAACTAGAAAAAATAAAGATGTTGATAAATATAAACCTAATAAATGGTTATTAATTTTGATGGGTGTTGCTTTTATGGCTACAACATTGACTTTGATGCCTATTGAAACTGTAAATAATTTCTTCGATTTTACAACAGTTGGATTAGATCCTGGTTTAGCAGCAATATTTTGTATAAATGCATTATTGCCAACAATTTGTATTTATGGTACGTATCAATTGATACTTAAAGTAATTTAA
- the potB gene encoding spermidine/putrescine ABC transporter permease has product MNNLDNEKDIIELQNNVEVEKELDDIENIESEGTEIEIEIPKIKFKDKIADFKIVKGLKGKVWPIMLPFMVVMGFLVVLPLLGIIIFSIVEATGNSIKFKLDFTNFVKLLTSGSILYVMFLSLMYAFVASLICVACAYPIALVMTQLKNKMLAKNVWVLVTLPIWISMILKILGLRSLFLIISPSALGTPIAVIIGMVYMFLPFAISPIYNAIENQDRNYYLAALDLKASKSKAFWHTTFRQSLPGVFAGFTLVLIQAATSLLIVRYMGDGKINLITTIIENYFFRGTDFTFGATIAIVLALLLFAIMGIMKLISNKFEVKGASKKWKNSSNQVTS; this is encoded by the coding sequence ATGAATAATTTAGATAACGAAAAAGACATTATTGAATTACAAAATAATGTTGAAGTTGAAAAAGAATTAGACGATATTGAAAATATTGAATCTGAAGGAACAGAAATAGAAATAGAAATACCAAAAATTAAATTTAAAGATAAAATTGCAGATTTTAAAATAGTAAAAGGTTTAAAAGGAAAAGTTTGACCAATAATGTTACCATTTATGGTTGTTATGGGATTTTTAGTTGTGCTTCCTTTACTTGGGATTATTATTTTCTCAATAGTGGAAGCAACTGGAAATAGTATTAAATTTAAATTAGATTTTACAAACTTTGTGAAACTTTTAACTTCAGGATCTATTTTATATGTAATGTTTTTATCTTTAATGTATGCCTTTGTAGCTAGTTTGATATGTGTTGCATGCGCTTATCCAATCGCACTAGTGATGACTCAACTTAAAAATAAAATGCTTGCAAAAAACGTTTGAGTATTAGTTACTCTACCAATTTGAATAAGCATGATTTTAAAAATACTTGGACTAAGAAGTTTATTCTTAATAATATCTCCAAGCGCTTTAGGAACTCCAATTGCAGTTATTATTGGAATGGTGTATATGTTTTTACCATTTGCCATTTCACCAATTTACAATGCAATTGAAAATCAAGATAGAAATTACTACCTAGCTGCTTTAGATTTAAAAGCAAGTAAGTCAAAAGCTTTTTGACATACAACTTTTAGACAATCATTGCCAGGTGTATTTGCTGGATTTACCCTAGTGTTAATTCAAGCAGCAACATCACTTTTAATTGTTAGATATATGGGTGATGGAAAAATAAATTTAATAACAACAATAATTGAAAATTACTTCTTTAGGGGTACTGACTTTACTTTCGGAGCTACAATTGCAATAGTTTTAGCACTGCTTTTATTTGCAATTATGGGGATTATGAAATTAATCTCAAATAAATTTGAAGTGAAAGGAGCATCAAAAAAATGAAAAAATTCATCAAATCAAGTTACTTCTTAA
- a CDS encoding Cof-type HAD-IIB family hydrolase: protein MVKLIALDVDGTLVKKKNLVSKVNIKAINEAREQGVKICIATGRNISRAMKVAKAIGIDLAHEYVITLNGGATYKYEGTAKPKLIEEHLFELEDFKIIYDKAKEYKLSTFSYAKDPGVSYVVKKNLFTYVLKKVSGRKLVKYNRDTITDTSYKIIIYGNKKGIAKIKEDLKPKEYEMFSWSYVPHSSNIEVNPKGVDKLYALQNVAKEYGIDAKDIMFFGDGDNDMRAIKWVGHGIAMGNSKKDLKEIAKNQTKSNKKHGVGYYIKKELLK, encoded by the coding sequence GTGGTTAAATTAATAGCGCTCGATGTTGACGGAACATTAGTTAAAAAGAAAAATTTAGTATCAAAGGTAAATATAAAAGCAATTAATGAAGCTCGTGAACAAGGCGTTAAAATTTGTATTGCAACTGGAAGAAATATATCTAGAGCTATGAAAGTAGCAAAAGCAATCGGAATTGATTTGGCACACGAATATGTTATTACTCTTAATGGTGGAGCTACTTATAAATATGAAGGTACAGCAAAACCAAAATTAATTGAAGAACATTTATTTGAATTAGAAGACTTTAAAATAATTTATGATAAAGCAAAAGAATATAAATTAAGTACTTTTAGTTATGCAAAAGATCCTGGGGTATCTTATGTTGTTAAAAAGAATTTATTCACATATGTTCTTAAAAAAGTATCAGGAAGAAAATTGGTTAAGTACAATAGAGATACAATAACTGATACATCTTACAAAATTATTATTTATGGTAACAAAAAAGGTATAGCTAAAATAAAAGAGGATTTAAAACCTAAAGAATACGAAATGTTTTCTTGAAGTTATGTTCCTCATTCTTCAAATATTGAAGTTAATCCAAAAGGTGTTGATAAACTATACGCTCTACAAAATGTAGCAAAAGAATATGGTATTGACGCTAAAGACATTATGTTCTTTGGGGATGGCGACAATGATATGAGAGCTATAAAGTGAGTTGGTCATGGTATTGCCATGGGTAACTCTAAAAAAGATCTTAAAGAGATTGCAAAAAATCAAACAAAATCAAACAAAAAACATGGTGTAGGTTACTACATTAAAAAAGAATTATTGAAATAG
- a CDS encoding ABC transporter ATP-binding protein, whose amino-acid sequence MENMEDFEISTGKGKFFRTLIYYFGKEWKLSLSMLALCLMFVVLHLSLPILTYQMTLAITESKPSGDNLITSKWTEDTSLLIYVSIGIVLLYCILSFVYDYLAYIMGRKIEISLRNRSLENLVRQDISYYSDKKIGEILTKIVSDTQIVGDQAVQVPLQFGLSFFEVIGASILMYILSWQLATVTVVTFGIIMFAMMFCFYATRNKVIKVRESITEINGNVTDRIATVRLIKSSGTENYETERFNEVHKDFYKKSKKVGTRLALMLTTMWGGTFILQFATVIAAMLIYKNDSSFINERFTAYNLAQGLMIAPLFNVMAALFGLAQASVAAQRVDDTIKAKSIMDSHYFDGEIIEEVKGDILFKGVEFSYPEKPGKVILPKFDFKFEEGKSYAFVGETGSGKSTIAKLLLRFYDPSKGEIIINGNTNLKDVNLSSYLVHVGYVEQDPQILYGDVFENVKYGSFNSTNEEVIEACKKAELHDLVMTWPDQYETILGERGFLLSGGQKQRLIIARMFLKDPKILILDEATSALDNIVEKEIQAKLDVLMKGRTTVTIAHRLSTIKNADEIIVLGGNGKGIVQRGKFNELKSQEGHFKKLYQAGLIE is encoded by the coding sequence ATGGAAAATATGGAAGATTTTGAGATTTCCACGGGTAAAGGTAAGTTTTTTAGAACTCTTATCTATTATTTTGGAAAAGAATGAAAGTTATCGTTATCAATGTTAGCTCTATGTTTAATGTTTGTTGTGCTTCACTTGTCATTGCCAATATTAACTTATCAAATGACATTAGCTATTACTGAATCTAAACCTTCAGGAGATAACTTAATAACTAGTAAATGAACAGAAGACACATCATTATTAATATATGTGTCAATAGGAATAGTTTTACTATATTGTATACTTTCATTTGTTTATGACTACTTGGCTTATATAATGGGTCGTAAAATTGAAATTAGTTTAAGAAATAGATCGCTTGAAAATTTAGTTAGACAAGACATTTCTTACTATTCAGATAAAAAAATTGGAGAAATTTTAACTAAAATAGTTTCTGATACTCAAATAGTTGGTGATCAAGCTGTTCAAGTTCCTTTACAATTTGGTTTATCTTTCTTTGAAGTGATTGGAGCTTCAATATTGATGTATATCTTAAGTTGACAGTTAGCAACAGTAACTGTTGTAACATTTGGGATAATAATGTTTGCAATGATGTTTTGTTTCTATGCAACAAGAAATAAAGTTATTAAAGTAAGAGAAAGTATTACAGAAATTAATGGTAATGTAACTGATAGAATTGCCACAGTTAGATTAATCAAATCTTCTGGTACAGAAAATTACGAAACAGAAAGATTTAATGAAGTACATAAAGACTTTTACAAAAAATCTAAAAAAGTTGGTACAAGATTGGCACTTATGTTAACTACAATGTGGGGTGGAACTTTCATCTTACAATTTGCAACAGTAATTGCAGCAATGTTAATTTACAAAAATGACAGTAGCTTCATAAATGAAAGATTCACTGCATACAATCTTGCACAAGGGCTTATGATAGCTCCGTTATTCAATGTTATGGCAGCGTTATTTGGTTTAGCTCAAGCATCTGTTGCTGCTCAAAGAGTGGATGACACAATAAAAGCTAAATCTATAATGGATTCTCATTACTTTGATGGAGAAATTATTGAGGAAGTAAAAGGAGATATCTTATTTAAAGGTGTTGAATTTTCATATCCTGAAAAACCAGGTAAAGTTATACTTCCAAAATTTGATTTCAAATTTGAAGAAGGAAAATCATATGCCTTTGTTGGTGAAACTGGAAGTGGTAAGTCAACTATTGCAAAATTATTATTAAGATTTTATGACCCTTCAAAAGGTGAAATAATAATTAACGGAAATACAAATTTAAAAGATGTTAACTTATCAAGTTACTTAGTTCATGTTGGTTATGTAGAACAAGATCCTCAAATATTATATGGAGACGTATTTGAAAATGTTAAATATGGATCATTTAACTCTACAAATGAAGAAGTTATTGAAGCATGTAAAAAAGCTGAACTACACGATCTTGTAATGACATGACCAGATCAATACGAAACTATTTTAGGAGAACGTGGATTCTTACTAAGTGGTGGACAAAAACAAAGACTTATTATTGCAAGAATGTTCTTAAAAGATCCAAAAATCTTAATATTAGACGAAGCAACAAGTGCTTTAGACAATATCGTTGAAAAAGAAATTCAGGCAAAACTAGATGTACTTATGAAAGGTAGAACAACAGTTACTATCGCTCACAGATTAAGTACAATTAAAAATGCAGATGAAATAATAGTTTTAGGTGGAAACGGTAAAGGAATAGTTCAAAGAGGTAAATTCAATGAACTAAAATCACAAGAAGGACACTTTAAAAAACTATATCAAGCTGGTTTAATTGAATAA
- a CDS encoding uracil-xanthine permease family protein encodes MEENQKIDLVLEPHQRPKSIGKWATLSLQHVFAMFGATVLVPMVINQLAAPDEVINISMALFCSGVGTLIYIALTMAKVPIYLGSSFAYMTVLGTGWKDWGNSIFIAVFAVGIVYILMGFIIHWTGVKWIKKAFSPVVVGPIIITIGLSAVPSALGNIGFASGTGSNGANAWGDYPQWLAIIIGVITFLVATICMLKAKNFLKVVPILMALAIGYLISIILHFSLTKYGYHIMDTSYITDTSNWEWYPSFKAVWKVEPKTIGPALVAIVPIAMVTMVEHLGDHINIGTMTGRDFIKDPGISKTLIADGVAMSFAGLIGGPANATYAENTSVVGLTKVASVWVTGLAAVFAIIMSFIAPVNQIIRMIPAPVMGGISIMLFGMIASNGIKIMMDAKVDLKNAKNLVVISIILAIGVGMSIMKKDIQISSFKITGLFLATLCGVSLNLLLPNHDNLGVLSIFKRKNKDNKKVKK; translated from the coding sequence ATGGAAGAAAATCAAAAAATAGATCTTGTTCTTGAACCACATCAAAGACCCAAAAGTATTGGGAAATGAGCTACTCTTTCATTGCAACACGTTTTTGCAATGTTTGGAGCCACTGTTTTGGTTCCGATGGTTATAAACCAATTGGCAGCTCCAGATGAAGTCATAAACATATCTATGGCATTATTTTGTTCTGGTGTAGGAACATTAATTTATATAGCTTTAACAATGGCGAAAGTACCAATTTATCTTGGAAGCAGTTTTGCTTACATGACTGTGTTGGGAACTGGTTGAAAGGATTGAGGAAACTCTATATTTATAGCTGTTTTTGCTGTAGGTATAGTTTACATATTAATGGGGTTCATAATTCATTGAACAGGTGTAAAGTGAATTAAAAAAGCTTTTTCACCTGTAGTTGTAGGGCCAATTATCATAACAATTGGTTTAAGTGCTGTTCCAAGTGCTTTAGGTAATATAGGATTTGCTTCAGGTACAGGAAGCAATGGAGCTAATGCTTGAGGTGATTACCCTCAATGATTAGCTATTATAATTGGGGTAATTACATTCTTGGTTGCAACAATTTGTATGTTAAAAGCAAAAAACTTTTTAAAAGTAGTACCAATCTTAATGGCTCTTGCTATTGGTTACTTAATATCAATAATATTGCATTTCAGTTTAACTAAATATGGATATCACATAATGGATACAAGCTACATTACAGATACAAGTAATTGAGAATGATATCCAAGTTTTAAAGCGGTTTGAAAAGTGGAACCCAAAACAATAGGGCCAGCTCTAGTAGCAATCGTTCCTATTGCTATGGTTACAATGGTTGAACATTTAGGAGATCACATAAACATAGGAACAATGACTGGAAGAGATTTTATAAAAGATCCAGGCATTAGCAAAACATTAATTGCAGATGGTGTTGCTATGAGTTTTGCAGGTTTAATAGGTGGACCTGCAAACGCTACTTATGCAGAAAACACAAGCGTTGTAGGATTAACTAAAGTAGCTAGTGTTTGAGTTACTGGTTTAGCTGCTGTGTTTGCCATAATAATGAGCTTTATAGCTCCTGTGAATCAAATAATAAGAATGATACCAGCTCCTGTAATGGGTGGTATAAGTATTATGCTGTTTGGTATGATTGCGTCAAATGGAATCAAAATTATGATGGATGCAAAAGTAGATTTGAAAAATGCTAAAAATTTAGTTGTAATTTCAATTATATTAGCAATTGGAGTTGGAATGTCAATCATGAAAAAAGATATTCAAATATCAAGTTTCAAAATAACAGGATTATTCCTAGCAACACTTTGTGGTGTTTCGCTTAACTTACTTTTACCAAATCATGATAACCTTGGAGTATTGAGTATATTCAAAAGAAAAAACAAGGACAATAAAAAGGTTAAAAAATAA
- the potA gene encoding spermidine/putrescine ABC transporter ATP-binding protein → MNNKNNILEIRNLTKSYDGKVVLKGVGFNIREGEFITLLGPSGCGKTTTLNIIGGREKQDSGEILFEGKDLTPIPSNKRQINTIFQNYALFPHYDVYDNIAYGLRIKKMKEDLITKEVMQYIKKFSLENMENKRVHELSGGQKQRVAIARALILKPKILLLDEPMSALDVQLRKRMQDELKELQEEIGITFILVTHDQEEALTLSDRIVVMNDGQIQQIGSPEEIYNEPENRWVANFIGVSNVIGDGEFVKDLKVKFDGKEFDCTDKGFGENEKNIDIVLRPEDLQIQGPNKGFFNGIVENIIFKGVHYEITVKTENRNYVVHTTEFHDFDKEVSIKWNPEDLHVMWKEIDE, encoded by the coding sequence ATGAACAACAAAAATAATATTTTAGAGATTAGAAATCTTACTAAAAGTTATGATGGAAAAGTTGTTTTAAAAGGTGTTGGTTTTAATATTAGAGAGGGTGAATTTATCACTCTTTTAGGACCATCTGGTTGTGGAAAGACTACTACTTTAAATATAATCGGAGGAAGAGAAAAACAAGACTCTGGTGAAATATTATTTGAAGGTAAGGATTTAACACCTATACCAAGTAACAAAAGACAGATTAATACAATCTTTCAAAATTACGCACTTTTCCCTCATTATGATGTTTACGATAATATTGCTTATGGATTAAGAATTAAAAAAATGAAAGAAGACTTAATTACAAAAGAAGTTATGCAATATATTAAGAAATTTTCATTAGAAAATATGGAAAATAAAAGAGTTCATGAACTAAGTGGTGGGCAAAAACAACGTGTTGCCATCGCAAGAGCTCTTATTTTGAAACCCAAAATTTTACTTCTAGATGAACCGATGTCAGCTCTTGACGTTCAATTAAGAAAAAGAATGCAAGATGAATTAAAAGAGCTACAAGAAGAAATAGGAATTACTTTCATCTTAGTTACTCATGATCAAGAAGAAGCACTTACTTTAAGTGACAGAATAGTTGTTATGAATGATGGACAAATCCAACAAATTGGATCACCAGAAGAAATTTATAACGAACCTGAAAACAGATGAGTTGCTAACTTCATTGGTGTTTCTAATGTTATCGGTGATGGTGAGTTTGTAAAAGATTTAAAAGTTAAATTCGACGGTAAAGAATTTGACTGTACAGATAAAGGTTTTGGAGAAAACGAAAAAAATATAGATATAGTTTTAAGACCTGAAGACTTACAAATTCAAGGACCTAATAAAGGATTTTTCAATGGTATAGTTGAAAATATTATCTTTAAAGGTGTACATTACGAAATAACTGTTAAAACAGAAAACAGAAACTATGTAGTTCATACAACTGAATTCCATGATTTCGACAAAGAAGTTTCTATTAAATGAAATCCAGAAGATTTACATGTAATGTGAAAAGAGATAGATGAATAA
- a CDS encoding HAD-IIB family hydrolase has protein sequence MKLKENVLIFSDLDGTALASDHKFSEVTKEIVKKVYEKNYYFIPVTARCTMDTFEQQAIYLGLDKLKGIAAANNGTHIYDFKEEKWIKKEYITKESLKEVFETTFGKIGKYKVHFIGDDIYYVYGEGENSRYWSDIMGTDYKVIENFEDIQKDINHITVILEKNPTDKSVDEFYKDFSGISNELDIIKYTDRVYELAIKGIHKGSVVKEVLNHLKLDESNTTTFGFGDSFNDFELAAQVDNFIAMENGLEELKNKATYVTKTNDENGVADFIEKNII, from the coding sequence ATGAAATTAAAAGAAAATGTTCTTATTTTTTCTGACTTAGACGGTACTGCTCTAGCAAGTGACCACAAATTTAGTGAAGTAACAAAAGAAATAGTTAAAAAAGTTTATGAAAAAAACTATTATTTCATACCTGTTACTGCAAGATGTACTATGGATACATTTGAACAACAAGCAATTTATTTAGGTTTGGATAAACTTAAAGGAATAGCGGCTGCAAACAATGGTACTCATATATATGACTTTAAAGAAGAAAAATGAATCAAAAAAGAATACATCACAAAAGAATCTTTAAAAGAAGTTTTTGAAACTACTTTTGGAAAAATAGGTAAATATAAAGTTCACTTTATTGGCGATGACATTTATTACGTATATGGTGAGGGTGAAAACTCAAGATACTGAAGTGATATTATGGGAACTGACTATAAAGTTATAGAAAATTTTGAAGATATCCAAAAAGATATAAATCACATAACTGTAATTTTAGAAAAAAACCCAACAGATAAGAGTGTAGATGAATTTTATAAAGATTTCTCTGGTATAAGCAATGAACTTGATATAATTAAATATACAGATAGAGTTTATGAGTTGGCTATAAAGGGAATTCACAAAGGATCTGTAGTTAAAGAAGTCTTAAATCATCTTAAGTTAGATGAATCAAATACAACAACATTTGGATTTGGAGATAGTTTTAACGATTTTGAGTTAGCTGCGCAAGTAGATAACTTCATAGCAATGGAAAATGGCTTGGAAGAGCTAAAAAATAAAGCAACATATGTTACAAAAACAAATGACGAAAATGGTGTTGCTGATTTTATTGAAAAAAATATAATATAA
- the trxA gene encoding thioredoxin, which translates to MAVKVIETVEEFDLEIAKESTVVDFYAEWCGPCKMMAPIFDLTSNEETSVNFIKVDTDKLPEVAKRYNVMSIPTLILFKDGEVTKQNSGFMSKDILKQFVK; encoded by the coding sequence ATGGCAGTAAAAGTAATTGAAACAGTAGAAGAATTTGACTTAGAAATAGCAAAAGAATCAACAGTTGTTGATTTCTATGCTGAATGATGTGGACCATGTAAAATGATGGCTCCTATCTTTGATTTAACTTCAAATGAAGAAACATCAGTAAACTTCATTAAAGTTGATACAGATAAATTACCAGAAGTGGCAAAAAGATATAACGTTATGTCTATACCAACTCTAATTTTATTTAAAGATGGAGAAGTTACAAAACAAAACAGTGGATTTATGTCAAAAGATATTTTAAAACAATTTGTAAAATAG